TGTGGAGTAGGGGCTGGGAGGCCCAACTCTTCATCTGCATCCTCTTGCTAACTTTTTGACCTGGGATGAACATtttatgccaaagaatgctcaaactactgcacaattgcactcatctcacatgctagtaaagtaatgctcaaaattctccaagccaggctttaacaatacgtaaactgtggactttcagatgttcaagctggtttagaaaaagcagaggaaccagagatcaaattgccaacatccactggatcatcaaaaaagcaagagagtttcagaaaaacatctatttctgctttgttgactgtggcaaagcctttgactgtgtggatcacaataaactgtggaaaattctgaaagagatgggaataccaaaccacctgacctgcctcttgagaaatctgtatgcaggtcaggaagcaacagttagaactggacatggaccaacagactggttccaaataggaaaaggagtaagtcaaaactgtgtattgtcaccctgcttatttaactcacatgcagagtacatcatgagaaatgctgggctgtatgaagcacaagctggaatcaagattgccgggagaaatatcaataacctcagacatgcagatgacaccatccttatggcagaaagtgaagaactaaacagcctcttgatgaaaatgaaagaggagagtgaaaaagttggcttaaagcacaacattcaggaaacaaagatcatggcatctggtcccatcacttcctgacaaatagatggagaaacagtggaaacagtggcagactttatttccttgggctccaaaatcactgcagatgatgcagccatgaaattaaaagatgctttctccttggaagaaaagttatgaccaccctagacagcatattaaaaagcagagacgttactttgccaacaaaggtttgggatagtcaaggttatggttttcccagtagtcatatatggatgtgagagttggactataaagaacgctgcacgccaaagaattgatgcttttgaactatggtgttggagaagactcttgagagtcccttggactgcaaggagatccaacctgtccatcctaaaggaaatcagtcttgaatattcattggaaggactgatgttgaagctgaaactccaatactttggccacgtgatgggaagagctgactcatttgaaaagaccctgatgctgaaaaagattgaaggtgagaagagaaggggatgaaagaggatgaggtggttgaatggcatcaccaactcaatgaacacgagtttgagtaaactccaggagttggtgatgaacagggagggctggcgtgctgcagtccatggggttgcaaagagtcaacacaactgagtgactgaactgaactgagccttttGTGAGGATAAAGTAAATTCATGGTCAGTGAATTTGACAAAGTAAATTTCATGGTCAGTGATCATgataaagttatatttaaaaaggaCATCAAATATGGAACATTCTTCAATATGTTCATGATCTTTGATGTTTAATTTAGTAATTCCACTCTATAAATTTATCCTAAGGACAGATAGACATGTTGAAAGGCTGGTGTGCACACATGTTCACTACTCTCTTCATTTTACAGTAAAAGTTGGATGTAATCAAAATAATCTGCCAGAGGGGACTGGCTATACCACAGGGTGACCTTTTGTGCCGCTAGTTACAGTCCTGTATTTCTGAAAATAGCCTCATGATGCAGGAAAGTGCTCATCATCTGTTCCATATAAAAAGCAGGTGATTTGTGCATGCATGGAGCATGACCCCAGTTTAATTTCTAAGTGTGTGCATGTCTGCACATGAATGCATGTCTCCAGGTCTTGAGTCTGAACTGTCATCTGGGGAAGGATGTGTTGCGGAGACACCTGACTCTGGGGCTGAATGCTTGCCTGGTGCCTCCTGGAGGAACGGTCAGGACAGCAAGGCCTGGGGAAGGTCCTCCCTGAGGACCTGACTCTGCGCCCTTTGTGGCCCTATGGCATTTGGCCTCAGCGGGCCTGAAGCCCTGGGAGCAGGGGCAGCTGTGCAGGTTCTGATGGCAGGAAACCAACAGGGATACTGGTGTCCACCCCACTCCAGGGCTCAAGACCAGAGGGAGGGGTGGCGTCTGCAGGACAAGCCTTGGAGGCGGCATGGGGACACATGCACAGATTTGTCTCCAGGTAGTGGAATTGTggatttttgttttcctcatctttttcattatttttcaaaataatagacactttaataatcagaaaaaaatatatagccaTTTCAGGTCACATACTGCTTAGAAGTTGGAGCAAAGCAGTTTCTCTGGACCTCATAGCTAGGCAGGTGTGCCGTCCTGGCTTGTGGCACGAGGCTGCAGTGTGGAGGCAGGTGGGCGGTCAGCAGAGGGCCCCTGCAGTCACTGTGGCTGTGTGGGCAGAGACAGAAATGGGCCCTGGCCTTGCAGCCTGTGGAGCGGCAtagttagtgtgtgtgtgtgtaggtcagTGGTGGTGACAGGAAGGGGATGGGAACATTGTGTCGCTGTCTAGAAGCCGCATACCAAAGTATCCTGCCTCCTTAGACTATGGGGGACTGGCGAAGGAGGGATCCTCAGTTAAGCAGGGCCAGCCCAGCCTGAGTCTGCTCTGTACCCCTCCCTGCCTACCCCCTGGTCGCTGGGAGGATCAGGGATCCAGGATCTGGAACAAGCTCAAGGATCAGGTTGACCTGACTTTGAACACACTGCCACTCAGTGCTGGTGGTTGTGTCTCTTCCAGCCACCCGTGGGACACGGTCATCAAGGCGGCCATGAGGAAGTACCCGAATCCCATGAACCCCTGTGTTGTGGGTGTCGACGTGCTGGAGCGCAGTGTGGATGGCCGGGGCCGGCTTCACAGCCACCGCCTCCTTAGCACCGAGTGGGGGCTGCCCAGCCTCGTGAGAGCGGTGAGCGCCTTGGGAGCCCAGCTACACCAACACAGCCTGTCTACACCTAACTGGCACCATATGTAGGGAGTGTCAGCCTTCCCATTTGGGCTTTCTGGGAAGCCTGAGAtatagtttgttctctgtgaattAATTGTTCACTGGAGTGTTCAGCATGTCCCCTGACCTACCTATGGCAGTGACACCCCCCACAGGAAACCCAAACCCCCACAGCCCCCGCTTCCCACCTCTGAAGGCCCCATTGCAGCTCCATTGCCCTGCCAGGTGTGGCCTGAGCCCCAGAGCTGGCTCTGTACAGCgatggttggggtggggaggcggTGCAGGGGGCAAGGTTGGTCCTCAGCTGACTTACCAGCCAGACCCTGACTTCAGTGCCCCAGGTCTTGCCCCACTTTCTCCTCCATCTCAGTGCTGGTCCCTCCATCCCTAATTCATGTATCTGACTGTCCCACCTGCTGGACAACAGctgctggaggagctggaggtGCTGCTGCAGCCTGATTGAAGAAATTAGTAGCTGATCTGAAGTGACATGCAGTGTTTGAGGGCATGACAACGTCACCATGCtggtttcactttctttttcagattttgggGACCAGTAGGACTTTGACATACATCAGAGAACATTCTATCGTGGATccagtggaaaagaaaatggagctCTGCTCCACCAATGTAAGCAGTAGCCACAATGGTGCATAGTGTCTTCATTTAATTGTGTTTCCAGCCCACTTTTGGTCTGTGATCTTTTAATAGAAAGGCTGAGTTTGCTTTAGCAATATCTTGTCTTTTTATTCCAGTGTAAAAACATTGAAGAACACACATAATGATGTCAACATGCCTTTGTAACCTGGGGACAGACTCCTGCCTCCCTGTTGCCCCCGGCCCCCTCTCAGCTGCTGCCTTGCCCGCAGCAGCACATGTGTCTCTTAGCAGCCACTGAAACAGCCACTTCCTCCCGCCTTCCTCTCTCCTGTCTCACAATCAGGAACCATTGATATTGGCCTGATGCAAATTTAGAGAGCATATTGGGGGAATTGGGTGGGCTGGAGCATGGTTATGCCATCCCTTTACCCTGTGGGTGGGGTCACTGCAGGTGCAAGCTCCCAGTTGACCTTTTGCACCTTAGTCAGCAGCTCCTTCCCTCAGGCCAGGCAGCCCTTCCACAGAGGCCGAGTGAGCTGCGCGGGTGTTTGCACATTGGCCTTTCCTGACGGTTTATATATTGTTCTCTCTCTACTTAGAAAATTCCACTTCCTCTTTGCGGAAAGTCGAGTTGTCAGTAGAGGGGGCTAGTTCTggctcaggaggaaggggaggaggagggtcgAAGGGATGGCTTTGGGGAGGACAGGTGATCACCAAGTTGCTGTGTGGCTGTGAGTGTTAGTGATCCACCTTTGAGTCTCATGctcctcatttaaaaaagaaagaacagaccTCACAGTGTGGTTGAGgattaaggaaagaaaataaggttTATTAAACAGCGTCTTGCATAAAAACATTGCATATACAGTGGTGACTGCTCATGAGCCAGGCTCAGGTTTGTGTGGGGTGTGGAGAGAGGGTGGTATCACCAGAACAGCGGCCAGGATGTGTGGGCCTCGGCGTTCCTTCTGCTCTGGCTCCAGTAAGTGCAGGTGTGGAGTTGTGCGACTGTGGGCAGTTTGGGAAGAAATGCAAGAGAAGTAGAACCTACAGCCATTGTATCCTTTTTTAAGATCACACTCACAAACTTGGTGTCAGTGAGTGAGAGGCTGGTGTACACATCCCACCCGGAGGACCCAGGAAAGTAAGTGGACTGAACTCCTGGGCAGAGCGGGGCGGGGTAGGGGCTCCCCCTCCAGACTGCTCGGCCTCTCATCTCCAGCGCGCTCTCCTGCAGGACCGTGCTCACTCAGGAAGCTGTCATCACCGTGAAGGGAGTCAGCCTGGGCAGCTATCTGGAGAGTTTAATGGCCAACACGATATCGTCCAATGCAAAGAAGGTACCACCTCTTACTGTTGGGGGGGTGGCCAAAGGAGCGGGCATCATACTGAGTCTGTGCAATGGGGAGGGCCCAAGGCCTGCGGGGAACAGAGGCCAGCGAGGCAAGCCACCACTTCCAGcagcagctgagctacctgggctCTTAACAAGACAGACCCCACACATCCAGGACAAGTGTGAGCGTAGGCATGCAGGACACTCACGATTTTTAGCAGTTTTGTATTTAACTGGCATTTTGAGTACCTCTGGCAGGATTTGGGAGTGAGCCTTGTGGAGGGACCCTGGGAAGGATGGGTGCCAGGGCCCAACTCTTTGCCGGGGCATACAGTCCCCTCTCTGCCATCCCCCgctctcccttcccccttggtTTCTGTCTGCGACCAATGGCACGGCACCTCAGCCTTCCCTTCCTAATGCACTCAGGTCAGGGCTTGACTGAGAGCTGTTTATGCTTGCATTTAGTCGCATTAGTCCAGTCACGACAGGACCAGTATGCCGTGTTTCTAGAAAAATCCAGATTTGAGGAAGGTTGAGAGTAGCTTAGCTCAGGATAGTGTCCCCCACTTCCGACCCAGAGCAGCACTTATCACATCCACACTGTGAGCCCAGAGGATAGACACACAACTCACTTTGTATGTCCATGGTTTGGCTTAGGGCAGGCCTGAGTGTTTGTGGAGAAGAATATTCTATGAGGAAGGCAACTCTCAGCAAGGACAGAGTCCCTTAGCCCTTTATGAGAAAAGTCAGGGGAGACTTGGTGAGGCTAAATGCAGGCCTCTCATTTCCTGTGTTTAGGGGCTGCTGTGCTGGAGGCCTGTGGAGAATCACGGCTTCTTCAGCTGTTGCTACCATCCCACAGCACCCCAGACCAGGTCAGGGGCGCCCCAGGGCAGCTAGCTACCCGCTGATGGTGGGGGAGATGGAGGTGGAGAGGTGGGTTACCCCACACCCAAGGTTCAGGAATGGAGGTTAGGGGCCGCTCATGGAGGGGTCTGAGAGGCCTCAGGAAGTGAcggcagggatggggtggggctcCGTGGAGCTCTGGCTGGGGCTCGAATTATGTGTGCTGCCTGCCTTGTTTCTGGGCCTGGTGTCTCCTTTGCGTTCACCTGACCCGCGTAGCTCGCTGTCTGCCCTTCGGTGAGACAGCAGGACAACCTCTGACAGCGCACTGGCTTCTCTCTGTGTTGCTCTAGGGCTGGGCCGCTATTGAGTGGATAATTGAAAATGCGGAACGCGCACTGAGCTAACGAGGCCTGCAGCGTCCCCTGTGCTTAGCGGCGGTAACTACAGGATTCCTGAACCGGGAGGATGTGGTGCCCACTGGGCTCCCAGCGGCGTGTGCGGCCTGCGTGCTGGGAGGGGTCTGCGGGATGCACCGCTGTGCGTGGCCCCGCCCTGTAGAGAAAGACCGAACTGGTTTCATCCACGTCCTGATGCACCAGCTAATTTTGTGGCGAGATTTGTGTTCAGGTTTGTCATCTCGTCTCCGAGGGCAGTTTGGCTTTTCCTGCAAGCGGTTCTCAGCACGAAGTCATGTGTTCTGGGACTGTTGTATCCTTAGCAGGAGGGTCTCACCAGCAGGTCCAGTGTGGAGGGCTGATCTGAAGGGGATTTTATTGGGAGTAAGACTGGAGTGCCTGCCCGTGATCTTGTGTGGATGCCCTGGGCCCAGGTGTCAGCACTGACCAGTAGGCTGCCCTTCCTGCTGCTGCGAGGCGTGTGCCATCACTGGCCCTTTGTTTTTAGTGCTTGAAGTTTTTAGTGCTCGAAGTCATTTCCCAGCATCTCTTTGAGCTTCTCAAATACTCTGTTTTCTTCTCCTGAGCCTCTGGGGTGTCGGGGCAGATTTTACGCTGGTGTGGTCAGCAGTCATCTCTGCTTCATAAGGTCAGAGTTCACTGCTCCCTCTGCTGAGAGGATCCTTACTGTCCTGCCCTGGAACTCCTCCTACTCTTGGCTTTTCGAGCTCTGGCCCCACTTCCCACCCTCAGTTGGTCTGTCTGCAGCACATATGCACACTTGGTGCTTCAGTCAGCAGGCATGAGCCCTGTGGCTTGGGCTCCTTTAAAGAGCTTCCTGCTTTTTGCCTAAGGCACTGATGCATAGGTTTGCCAGAACCTTCACCTTGAACCCAAGGTCATGGCCTTCTTCCTTGAATGCACCACTAAGCTGATCACAGGCAGAGAGCCTACCTGACTGCTGAGCATCCTACTTACACGTGTGCATGTAGGTGTGTGTCTGATGCTGTTGCTTTGTTGTGGACCCTATCACATTCTTTTGCCTCACAAACTAGAGCTCAGCTGCCTCAATCTTTAATCTGATGCCTCaccaaaataagaaagagaagcgAAGGAAGAAGCGAGTCCGGAGCATGGTCCTGGCTGGACTAGGAGAGGCGGGAGCTCCCGGGTCACAGCCATCGTCACCAGCCACCACCAGGCTGGTCGGCCGTGACCTTACAGCACAGCAGGCCTGACCAGTGGCACTGCCCGTGGGGCCGACCTGCTGGGAGCAGGGCAGGCTGCCATGCTGCCCACTGCACGTTGAGCCTACGCGCCTGCTCTGCTGAGCCTGAGCCTGGTTTGCTCAGACGGCTATGGGGCCTCGTCTGTCCGCCCCCCTCAGTCTCGGCTCTCCTGCCGACTCTTGGGGTCTCGCTAAAGAGCTTTCTCTTTGCAGAGGATACCCTATTCCCCTCCCTTGCCCTTGATCCACAGGCTCACTGCCTGTCTCTTCACACATCTGGCCACCCACCAGCTGTTACCTCAGACATAGCTGACGTGTGTCCCTGTCTTACCCCTTCACGGATCTGCACACGCTAGAGTCGGGCATCCACCCTGACGGGGATACATGGACAGTTAGGATTGGCCTGGAGAGCCATTTGCTCTGTCCTCTGGCTGTGATGAGACTGTGTGCACCGTCTGGGACCACCatctggactgcagcctgggctggtggttcCAAGCTTTCAGCTGTTCTGCTGACATCAAGGTACCTCCAACCAGGAGttttaattttctcaattttcaaaaataaaatttttgtatgttttaaatgATAATTCTAGAGAAGCTCTCCTCCATAAAGGAGGGGTGGAACTGTATTCTACCACATTGTTTTAGATACTGCTTTTCCTTTGATATCAATACTTCCAatccaaaattaaaattcatttttatttttgagacttTTATGCACATAGCTTTAAAGGTAAAATAGTTAAAAGATTTATGACAAAAACAGTCCCTCTAACCCTTTCCACACAGCATGCTTCTACCCTTCTGTAGACTCTCTTGGTAGTTTTGGCGTTTACTGTTAGATTCCTAAAATAAATGAGCATACTCTGCTATTTCTTGATTCAACAATTTTAGACAAAATCTGTTGACTTCCTGCTATGATAGATGGTTATTTTTTCTCTCACATCTTCCCATCTCCAGTATAGCTGTGTTGTAACTTATGGTTAAAATCACATTGTTTCTATAATTAAAACATACATAACTACTATTTATTACCAAGTGAAAAGCTATATGTTAACtacatcttctttaaaaaaaaaaatttatttgactgggtctggtcttagttgtagcatgagggatctttagttgtggtatatggatctagttccctgaccagagatggaacctgagccCCTGCTTCGGATCGCCAAGGGAgtctctatattttctttatgtaGCTTTTCTCCCCCTTGAAGGTaatgtcttttccttttcatctgtttattttttcaaagtccCTGGCTGAATGTGCCCACGTTCTTCACCTGCTCTCTGCAGTACCTTACAGTGTCCTCTGCTGCAGGTCAAACCCCATAGGTTACACACCCTTCTCACTTCCCTGGTGCTGTCCTTCCTGGAGGCCCATCTCACTCTCTGACTAGCAGCCGAATGGCTGTTCGCCTTTCTCCCCTCCTGGAGCCCTGTCTACTggcctctctgcctcctctctcttTGACCATAAAATGGGGAAGGACATGCCACAGCAGCTTCCAGGACTTGGCACATCTGAAAATGTCCTTTCTCTTCCCACTCTTCACTCAAAGGTTGGTTGGACATATAAATGTAGATAAAAATACTTGGTCTCAGAATTTTGAAGGCACTGCTTCATTGTTTTCCACTTCACTTCCTGAGCCTCTGtatatggctttatttttttctctctgaaagctTTTAGGGTCTCTTTGTCCCTGATGTGAAATTTCATACAGCCAAGCCTTGTTGAAGTGATCTTTTAAAAGCGCTCTGTgccaagatcttctatgacccacctcccagaatattggaaataaaagcaaaaataaacaaatgggacctaatgaaaattaaaagcttttgcacaacaaaggaaactataagtaaggtgaaaagacagccctcagattgggagaaaataatagcaaatgaggaaacagacaaaggattaatctcaaaaatatacaagcaactcctgaagctcaattccagaaaaataaatgacccaatcaaaaaatgggccaaagaactaaacagacatttctccaaagaagacatacagatggctaacaaacacatgaaaagatgctcaacatcactcattatcacagaaatgcaaatcaaaaccacaatgaggtaccattacacgccagtcaggatggctgctatccaaaagtctacaagcaataaatgctggagagggtgtggagaaaagggaaccctcttacactgttggtgggaatgcaaactagtacagccactatggaaaacagtgtggagatttcttaaaaaactggaaatagaactaccatatgacccagcaataccacttctgggcatacacactgaggaatccagatctgaaagagacacgtgcaccccaatgttcatcgcagcactgtttataatagccaggacatggaagcaacctagatgcccatcagcagatgaatggataaggaagctgtggtacatatacaccatggagtattactcagccgttaaaaagaattcatttgaatcagttctaatgagatggatgaaactggagcccattatacagagtgaggtgagccagaaagataaagaacattacagtatactaacacatatatacggaatttagaaagatggtaacgatggccctatatgcagggcagaagaagagacgcagaagtacagaacagacttttgaactctgtgggagaaggggagggtgggatgtttcgaaagaacagcatgtatattatctgtggtgaaacagaccaccagcccaggtgggaggcatgagtcaagtgctcgggcctgttgggttgggaagatccagaggaatcgggtggagagggaggtgggatgggagaccgggatggggaattcgtgtaactctatggctgattcatatcaatgtatgacaaaacccactgaaaaataaaaaatgaaaaaaacaaacaaacaaaaaaagcgcTCTGTGCTGCACTGCGCATGTTAAATTCCTGGTTGTGGCGCTGTGCTACAAGTATGTGAGACGTTACTGAAAAAGTGGGTGAAGGGTATGCAGCTTCCAGTAAGTCTacattaatttcaaaattaaaggttaaaaattttcaaaaatagtgACATCATGGAAAATGGAAGAGGTGGGTGCTCTGAGAATCAATCCTCCCATTGAAACAAACAATAAgctggccaaaaaaacaaaaccaaaacaacggAATCAACTTTTGTAGAACTCTGGATTTTAGTCAAGATACCTAAACTAACCAGTAGGGTGCTGAATGAATCTTAATTAACCCActctgcagattttggacttggCTGCCTTCAAAATTAGGgcagccaattccttaaaataaatccctGTGTATGTGAAAGAAAACTCTGGAAGAAAATTGTGGCTATTTTGACCTATGTGAAATGATACCTGatacattatagttttgatttgcatttctctgatagttaaGTGATGTTGGTGTCCTATGggttttttggccatctgtatcccttttttggagaaacgtctgtttaaatcttccattttttgattgggttgttctgTTTGATAtggagctgcatgagctgtttgtgtattttatagATTAATCCCTTGTGACCCCAGCTTTGgaagagtggagtcttaaccatgggaccaccagggaagtctgccattggtaatttggtaTGGATTGCATTGGGTAATACAGTAATTttgacaacattgattcttccaatcaagaacatggtatatatctttccatctgtttgtatcatctctgatttcttttattagcattttataagTCTCAGAGTACAGGTTTGTTGTCTCTTCAGATatgtttattcctattttatttatcttgatGAGATGGtagatgggattgtttccttaatttctctttctgatcttttgctgTTATTGCACAGGAATAcaagagatttctgtatattaattttgtatgctGCAACTTTACCGAAGTCATTGATAAGCTCTagcagttttctggtagcatcttcaggattttctttgtgtagtgtgatgtcatctgccaacagtaagttttacttcttttccagtttggattctttttatttttcttctctgattgccatggttAGCACTTCCAACACCATGCTGAATCAAAGTCACAACAGTGGATATCTTTGTCTTATTCCCGATCCTAGAGGGAATGCTCTTAGCTCTTTACCCTTgagaatgatgttagctgtaggtttgttgTATGTGGTGTTTAATATGTTGTGGTCAGTTTCCTCAATGCCTACTCTCATTATCTTTTGGAAGGAATCAAAACCAAGGTCTAAGCACTGGCCCAGACAATTCTGATCCAGGTGTCATCAGACCACACTTGGGGGGATGTTGGGTCCCCTCTCTCCTTGAAATCTGTTTCCAGGAAGGTGTTCTTGACTGACACCAGCTCGCAGCTTACTATAAATTCCTAGAGGTTTATATCACTTTGGACCATTTTTTCTAAACTATTCACGTACATATTTTTCTGATCAGAAGCAGAGATGAAATGTTTACTTTGCATGCACAGCCCTTGGTGCTCACTGAGTATGTGGTGACTTGAGAACTGGGTTCAGAATCATAGCCCTCAGTGGGGAAGGCAGGTGGAGAGAAAGCAGGGCTATGAGCACAGGGCTGGACCTCACATGTGATGCTGGGCTAGTGgtttgaccttgggcaaatgcCCACCTGGCTACATTCCCATCTTTCGGATAGA
This genomic stretch from Muntiacus reevesi chromosome 4, mMunRee1.1, whole genome shotgun sequence harbors:
- the PRELID3A gene encoding PRELI domain containing protein 3A isoform X2, coding for MRKYPNPMNPCVVGVDVLERSVDGRGRLHSHRLLSTEWGLPSLVRAILGTSRTLTYIREHSIVDPVEKKMELCSTNITLTNLVSVSERLVYTSHPEDPGKTVLTQEAVITVKGVSLGSYLESLMANTISSNAKKVFGKSSGTERTFAGFLWQIHCLFLEGPRGLHPLSEK
- the PRELID3A gene encoding PRELI domain containing protein 3A isoform X1 — encoded protein: MRVWSSEHVFGHPWDTVIKAAMRKYPNPMNPCVVGVDVLERSVDGRGRLHSHRLLSTEWGLPSLVRAILGTSRTLTYIREHSIVDPVEKKMELCSTNITLTNLVSVSERLVYTSHPEDPGKTVLTQEAVITVKGVSLGSYLESLMANTISSNAKKGWAAIEWIIENAERALS